atagtgcaaaagccAAAACTATACATATATAGCtagtttagatactactttggcagTGTGTAGGATacgcaaagattatagaggagcgagCGAtggaccactcctccgaaatccaatgggctgacgtggcagcgggacaggcagcatttctggagagaaggaatagttgacgtttcggctccagaaccaggggccacagtttccagaaccaggggccacagtttaagaataaggaataagggataagccatttagaacggagacgaggaaacactttttctcacacagttgtgagtctgtggaattctctgcctcagagggcggtggaggccggttcactggatgctttcaagaaagagctagatcgggctcttaaagatagcggagtcaggggatatggggagaaggcagggatgggtactgattgtggatgatcggccatgatcacattgaatggctcgaagggccgaatggcctactcctgcaccttttgtctattgtctattgaggcccttcttcacactgagggtcaggggaaagggaaacaagagggaTAGACGGTGATATCGAGAGATATTCAACAAATGAATGATAGGTATGGAAGAAGGAAAAgatgatacaggaaacaggccattgttagctgtggcgcGGTGAGAATGAGTTACAAACAATGAGACTCGACAAGATGACTTTTAAACCAATACAACCAGCTGAAATTtgggagggtctcgaccaaaacatcacctgtaccTCGTCTCCAGagcggctgcctgacccgctgagttactccagcattttgtgtcggtattgttctatgtttattGAAAATAGTTGCTCGTTTTCAGAGCAGCGGCAGAACGAGCTGCAGGTGTCTCTCACACAACCTCCTCTGTTTTATTCTCAATGTACAGGTAACTCTTTGCGGTGTTACTCCTGCTTAGGATCAATGGAAAGATGCGTGAATGATACTGCTAGCTGCTCTGCCTGGGAGCGATGCTACCTTGTGGTTGTAGAGGCTGGTAAGTACGAATGAATTTGAGATGCACACCTctatttagagatatagcttgttccatgcacccaccaccctttgtgtgaaaaggttacccctcagattcctattaaatcttttccccttcaccttaaacctatgtcctctggtcgcgattccccaactctgggcacaaGACTCGattgattcctctcatgattttgtacacctctataagatctcccctcatcctcctgtgctccaaggaatagagacccagcctactcaacctctccctatagctcacaccctctagtcctggcaacatcctcgtaaagatgTTAAGACTGTACGATTGTGTGAATAAATAGCTGATTTACTCATAGAAATTTGAAAACTCAGTGgcattcacacacagggtggtgggtgtatggaacaagctgccagaggaggtagttgaggcagggactatcgcaatgtttaagaaacagttagacaggtacttggatcagacaggtttgggggatatggaccaagcgcaggcaggtgggactaatgtagctgggacatgttggccggtgtgggcatgttgggctgaagggcctgtatccacgctgtaacaCTCTAAAATGATACATGAACTATGAACAAAGTAATTATTTAACTGACCATTCTGTTTTTCCAGCTGGTGTAAAGGTTTACGGCGCTGGATGTGGTCACCCTGCTGACTGTAATGTCCGGCCAAATATCCCAGGAGCCTCAGTCTCTGTCAGCTGTTGTAATACTGACCTCTGCAATGCGAGTGACCAAGTTAAATTATCTCTTCTGCTGTTCCCTGCTCTGGTCTCTGTCTGGTTTGCAATATTTATGTGAAGCAAATGCATAATAATAATGTACAGTGCAATCTTCTGGATGCTTTTTGTCTGAAGATCAGGGATAATGAGTCTTAACACTTGATTTCCAAGTGATGAGCAACTTAATCTAACAGATGTGCAAATCCTTTTcattccaaaatcagtaaccctcaTCCAGGTTCAGGATGAGTTCATCGATGGTGGTTAGTTCTATGGGTTCTGTAATTCCTCAATCTTCCAATTTACTATTTAGTTTGTTATTGATTTGAATGATGTTTTGGAGCaggttacatatatatatacagctTCAGTAACTccaacacaaggctgtggaggccaagggaaTTGATATTTTTaccgcagagatagatagattgttgattagggcgggtgtcaagggttatgtggagaaggcaggagaatggggttaggagggagagatagaccagccgtgattgaatggcggagtagacttgatgggccgaatggcctagttctgctcctatcacctactgCATGACCTTATAGCACTGTGTTCACCTCAGGAGGCTAGACAAGCATGTTATGATGGCAGCACATGGACAACCTCCTTCAAGTTGACAAAGGCAACgctaatactttcaagagagagctagatagggctcctaaagatagtggagtcagggggatatggggagaaggcaggaacggggtactgattggggatggtcagccatgatcacattgaatggcggtgctggctcgaagggctgaatggcccactactgcacctgttgtctattgtctaatacaccATGCTTGATACTTGCAATCTTTTAATAatctgtataataataataataataataattatacaaCTTGGAGCGTGTACCATTACTCTGTTCACCTGTTGCTGcatctcaataaagtactgattttcaaaataaaatgtgaGTGTAATCCTTTCTTTCATATGTTCCAGGAGCAggatgaagccattcggcccatcaagtctactccgtcccttcaatcatggccgatctatctttccctctcaaccccattctccccataacccctgacacctgaactaatcaagaatctgtcaaagccTCTGTCAAATTCTGGAAATCAATTTTATAAAGTGTCTCACATGTTATTATTACTACACTGTATAAttcagcggcacggtggtgcagcggtagagttgatgcctcgcgGCACCAgatgttccatcctgaccacgggtgtcgtctcaacggagtttgcacgttctccctgcgactgtgtgggttttctcagtaagatgcggtttcctgccacactacaaagacgtacaggtttgtaggttaatcgacttggTGCAATTGTTAATCTCATCTTGTCTGTGAGTGAGCGTGTTTGTTTGTTTTCCAGCTTTTCATGATCTGAACTAGACCATAACGGTACATTGTAGCACCAAAATACCACcttaaggtacaggagcctgaagactgcaacaaccaggttcaggaacagctacttcccacagccatcaggctattaaacctggctcggacaaaactctgaacattaataacccattatttgctatttgcactttaccagtttatttattcatgtgttttgtagtcaatgcctactatgttctgttgtgctgaaggaaagcaagaatttaattgtcctatcagggacacatgacaataaactcacttgaacttactcaccattgtcctgtatcaagtgtcgttcagattgatgttatattttacaagatattgacatttaaaactttacaaaaccccactttcgAGTATATTACTAGAACACTcattcccctcctcttcatcatctacacctcccccttggtcagatactccgccacttcaatctggacttccactgctaccctgatgacacccagatctaccttggcaccaaatccccccacaaccccccctctcccatatcaactcctgtttgtcagctgtaaaaacctggatgcaacataatttcctcaaactcaacagcaataagacagaattcctcctcataggctccaaagccacactcagcaaaatcaataaccccactctcaccatcgacggcaccactgtctccccatctccccaggcccgcaaccttggcgtgatctttgattccaccctctcccttgagcctcatatccgccatgtcattaaaacctccttctttcatctccgcaacatcgccaaactcagaccctctctcacacctcccgctgctgaaagactcatccatgccttcatctcctcccgactggactactgcaactcacttctccttggcatcagctccacctacatcaactgactacaactggtccagaacgcagccgcccgactcatcacccacaccaaatcctggcatcacatcactccagtcctcaaacaacttcactggcttcccatctcccactggatcacctacaaaatcctgatcctcacatacaaagccctccaccatctgccccccccccccatatctcactgacctcctctccccctaccaaccctcacggtccctcagatccacatcatccggtctcctctccaaccacaagtccaacctccgcagttttggggacagagccttctccagggcagctcccaggctctggaactccctcccccaactgatccgcaattccgtgtccctcaccatcttccagtcccgcctcaagacccatctcttcacctctgcctatccttagccccacgtgccgtcccttttcatctgtgcattaattgccacatactgtgttttgtattgaattctgtatttactttgtgtactagtcatgtctctactatttatttcattccccttacatgtttttcctctacctgctaaatttttgtaaggtgtccttgagactcttgaaaggcgcccataaataaaatttattattattattattattattattattattattcacatttttaactttacaaaaccttACTGAGAATAATAACTTCAAGTGCAGTGGCCGTTGGCCGCTATGTAGTCACAATGGTGTGAGGAAAGAGTTCATAGACATGGTTGATTTAGACCAGGGatagaaaaatataacttagaatgaAATAAgatgtcagcagaagccagactgctagtagaatagaaagtaacgatataaagaacagagagaaattctagataaaaataGCAATAGAAATACTTCAGTAGAAGTTTGGGCGGGCGTTCCACGACGTTTTCGTGGGAATCTGggttttatgttatgattggaagaagctcaatgtgtgtgaaaatagtgaaaagaaatgtATAACGATAGAAGACATCCCGATCCTCGGTgttgcctctaggggacatcagaggagaggcacctattctgcagaatatgaatttaataaaaacacttctttgcctgAATTTGTCTCAAAAGCGTTTGTGATTTTGAATCTCACACTCTGATCTTGTTTGCTTCTATGCTTGCGTGTctgtgtgcctgtctgtgtgtgtaggtGTCTGCCCATGTGATTCTGAAATTataccaaaacagtacacaatagtgctacaatttttgaacctccttactcaccattctcctgtggtatggtgtatcaagttttgttcacatTGATGGTATATATtataagttattcacatttaaaacttaGCAAAATGCCATtttgagaaaaatgtcttccatctgcactggaagttagcagctatgatgtcacaatgggatatcATTTAGataaactgcccgtcagcagtgttccacccagtgcaatgaaaTTTGtttcattgttgtaaggagagggagagggagcgagtgcaggaggggaggaggagaaatgttaatTATGCATTGCGTTTAGTGGGGTGGAGTGGGTTAGAGGAGAGGTGagaagtgggggagcagggagatagagggagaggaggggtaggaaGGGGATagtggttatggagggagggagagagggagggagggactgagggtaggagagaggagagggagggagaggtgagggagggagtggaggagagaggaggagaggggtgagaagagggagggcGAGGGAGTGTTGACGGATGAGCGGAAATGAGCCGCAGCTGTGCAGctgagggctatgggtgagtggtggaatattatctCCAAGGAAGTAATTTCTCCCAACTTTGGAGCATGCAATTCATTGCGCAAACATTTTTGAATGGGATTGCAGAGAAAAATGCACACATTCTGGGAGTGAAAAAGTGGGAAGTTTCCCCGATCTGTCCTTGGGCGCTTGCATTCACTCATTAACATTTATTCACGTATTAAAAAGTCATTAAGAGGCAGGTAGTTTGTTCAGATATTACACACATTAAGTAACAAAATGTCCAATTGTGAAAATGAACACTGAATATGTTCTTATCTACTTCTCATTTAAGATTGAGAACATATAATGCAGATATATTTAATTTTGTGAATCAAACGATAAATGGAAAAatgcaatttaaattttaaaagttCCTCAAGTATAATTTAGACAACATGTAAATGATTTAATGGGATTTCAAAAAATCAAGATCATGATAtatttaaggaactgcagatactggaaaatcgaaggtagacaaaaatgctggagaaactcagcaggtgaggcagcatctatggagagaagggaataggcgacgtttcgggtcgagacccctcttcagactgaggaagagtctcggcCCCAAATGTCGcccttttccttcactccatttaTGTCCACCTACAATCATGATATAGGTTaaattcaaaactaaactatggtagcaAAGTTAATTATTCATGTCTAAAGCTAGCACTTCTGTATCAGTGTAGGTATGTATACAATACATTTTAttacactaatatagaatgaaacaaatatcttggcatgtgttcatggatattttatttacaatattaggatttcataaagagagggagagggggattgaAAGAAAAGGTAGCTCAACAAATAATTAGAGGAAATCACAAGAaataaactatatatatatatataaatgtatgtgtgtgtgtgtgtttatatatataacacacacattatatttatatacatatactcGCACACACACATCATAATATTCATATACAAtatatcacatatatatatatatatgttctaGCGGAGACTTGCAGTAGTCAAACCAAAAACCTAGCAGgcacaagttgacaaaggtcaagcagacaagttgacaaagcagcagacaagttgacaaaggtcaagcagagacaagttgacaaaggtcaagcagagacaagttgacaaaggtcaagcagagacaagttgacaaaggtcaagcagagacgagttgacaaaggtcaagcagagacaagttgacaaaggtcaagcagagacaagttgaggtcaagcagagacaagttgacaaaggtcaagcagtgacaagttgacaaaggtcaagcagagacaagttgacaaaggtcaagcagagacaagttgacaaaggtcaagcagagacaagttgacaaaggtcaagcagagacaagttgacaaaggtcaagcagagacaagttgacaaaggtcaagcagagacaagttgacaaaggtcaagcagagacaagttgacaaaggtcaagcagagacaagttgacaaaggtcaagcagagacaagttgacaaaggtcaagcagagacaacaAGCAGACAAaggacaagcagagacaagttgacaaaggtcaagcagagacaagttgacaaaggtcaagcagagacaagttgacaaaggtcaagcagagacaagttgacaaaggtcaagcagagacaagttgacaaaggtcaagcaaagacgttgacaaaggtcaagcagagacaagttgacaaaggtcaagcagagagacAAAGGTCAAGCGGAGACAAGTAGACAAAGGTCAAGAAGAGACacgttgacaaaggtcaagcagagacaagttgacaaaggtcaagcagagacaagttgacaaaggtcaagcagagagacaagttgacaaaggtcaagcaagcagagacaagttgacaaagtcAAGCAGACACAAGCAGACAAAGGTGACAAAGCAAGcagagagacaagttgacaaaggtcaagcagagacaagttgacaaaggtcaagcagagacaagttgacaaaggtcaagcagagacaagttgacaaaggtcaagcagagacaagttgacaaaggtcaagcagagacaagttgacaaaggtca
The window above is part of the Leucoraja erinacea ecotype New England unplaced genomic scaffold, Leri_hhj_1 Leri_1516S, whole genome shotgun sequence genome. Proteins encoded here:
- the LOC129715920 gene encoding CD59 glycoprotein-like encodes the protein MNYLVILVAGLILSASPGNSLRCYSCLGSMERCVNDTASCSAWERCYLVVVEAAGVKVYGAGCGHPADCNVRPNIPGASVSVSCCNTDLCNASDQVKLSLLLFPALVSVWFAIFM